tgttgaatttgggcattttcatgctagcccccaagtatacctacgactctagtgttttcttgcaatgtaggtgttcttggtatattgcttgcgttcctcataattcatgaatgacaaattatggaagaattttcattttgttggagttaattaaaaaagtttcacttagggaattttttgctcgatatgaacttagtatcatgccttagggaacaaaaaattgcatgactccattttatgagcggaatgcactcctttagtgattggtgtcagtgccaattttgttaaaggtataatgccttattgtattattgatcagcatgcctgacgagtcgtcacctccttctggtggccacgaggagcatggcatgacgcgtcagtctactggcgcgggtcccctatgggtgggccctgagctctacgacggCCGTGATCTGCattacgacctagagcaccacgtgacttcccgccttcacgcgaggagagagactacggttcgcggctacggcgcagcgacgagtgagatTGTTTTTAGcttcctgagctcggacgcccaggcattggtgagggcgagctcactgtttccggtggtcgagaccttctgggagatactggggcttaacatctccctgtcctttctgcggtcgttcatgaggtggtggtgggataccaccaacacattccattttccttggggcgagatgacgatcactcccgaggactacacgactttgacgggcttgacctttacagggaaccccgttcgtttgaggtcggatggcccatcgccgactgttgctgagggtaccaggctcctgggctcgtggatgggtaggagattgccttcgtaccagccccgtgggatacctttcgctgacctgatgtgggccttagagcatggggtagaggagtcgccttcgagacaggctcggctgttctacctccattttattacttccacttttctatcgggtccgattgacacctttgacccgaggtggataggcatggtggaggatgtgtctacactgggtgactatcgctggggcgatttgggctatgcgacgctcgtcggctagatgagtttggcggtgcgcgactcggacccgagtagacgtcactttgtgattacattagcgggagtgccgcgtttgatcgaggtatgtgcctagactttcttttgttttctcgcttttaccaggcctctttttttttgatgttttattgtcttttctttttgcagctgtgggcctttgagcacttaccttggttGGCTCCCCGAAaagggcagaggcctttggagttccctgccggtcgccgttggggttggaagaagaagctgacagtgcgtccaccgcccgataccgtgtgggatcttattcgggacgggaaccctgagcatgtacagaatttttatcctctatctcgtatttcgtcattctttttattttctatgtgcgagatctgaccgtgtttgtacaaaaacaggttgtttggaccccatggctctcttttaggggtactcatgcttcggtcagggatagttatgccctgagccagatgcgggttttgttcgttggccgccgggaccctgtctggtacctgggagagcgggtacgtatgcagacggtcggggctttttcggtgcctaggcctccgcctgcgaccatgttgtctactcgctcgataggcgagtcgtggagggtccactcgaggattggcgtgccggcgacggagttggtgatagagggagctagctatcatCAGTTTATcctggattctcttcgtctcccggagcctggcgctgtaagttgccctctcttttcgtattgattttagtgttttcatgcttgtgcccatgtgtttatgtctactgtgttttgtgcaggagtgtcatgacccttcgttggggggatgggtgcttcccgatgctcggatctcgtataccggagagagtggatccgagattgtggagactttcccggaagaccgggttttccatgctccgctccctgggggagtacaggcggtatgcaccttttatttgtgcactcttcttatatctttctttttttcttttgttactaacattcctgtttcaggttccggcccatacggccaacgcgatggtgggggtgatcaaccggttgaagtccgcgttggttcgagcccgatctgcactttcttgcaggagcccccactctactcgggtaatgtgccccctttttcttttgatctgtaccttttgtttggctttctgttactcactctctttttgtcttttcttgtagacgggtgctggacgagccggggccgacgacgcgggtccctcgggcaagggacacggtcgtgagagagagagggcacggcactcgcccctacggcatcgccgttccgacgcgggggtgagttcttccggggagaggtccgagccggagcgtaggcgacgttccgtgtcggtggcccgagagcctagccccgagttgcagtcacaacctcatttttggggtgattctggctggggaccctcataccacggggagtggagtggatggaccggcgaggcttggagacatggagccgatgacgagtcttaggcttacctcctgttttgtacatattcattcttgtattccgcatgtatatatatttttttgcgatttttggtgcaagaatgttttgagccttccgtgggctttgctttaacatattatagtaatattagctttctaaaccaacgacgaattttgaaaagggaaagaatttcgtaaaaataatgagttcatacaagagtgcacacatatttttagactaaccgactacttggggtacgtattacatatgcatgttcactatttttttgttttttgccgactcgtgccatactcctttgttgggcttgtccctgaaaattcttgtggctttgtttttcattctatttggtcttgcccgtgcatgggttagggtatagtgccctttgcaatatcttttcttcttgatgcgttgcatgactttattattttttaatttttattggaccgaatccttgataaggattgcctacgtatcttgtcagaatcaggtcgtgcgtagttctagcttttgaatttttttttgaaagggtgttcattacacgtctgct
This genomic stretch from Spinacia oleracea cultivar Varoflay chromosome 3, BTI_SOV_V1, whole genome shotgun sequence harbors:
- the LOC130469164 gene encoding uncharacterized protein, translating into MVGVINRLKSALVRARSALSCRSPHSTRTGAGRAGADDAGPSGKGHGRERERARHSPLRHRRSDAGVSSSGERSEPERRRRSVSVAREPSPELQSQPHFWGDSGWGPSYHGEWSGWTGEAWRHGADDES